One genomic region from Chloroflexota bacterium encodes:
- a CDS encoding ATP-binding protein, producing the protein VADTGPGISPDDLSFIFDRFYRGEKSRSRATGGSGLGLAIAKGIVGAHGGEIWAESEAGKGARFCFTVPARQFSVPLACPD; encoded by the coding sequence AGGTGGCCGACACAGGGCCGGGCATCAGCCCGGACGACCTGTCCTTCATCTTCGATCGTTTTTACCGCGGTGAGAAATCCCGAAGCCGGGCCACCGGCGGCTCCGGATTAGGCCTGGCCATCGCAAAAGGAATCGTCGGGGCCCACGGCGGAGAGATATGGGCCGAGAGCGAAGCAGGCAAGGGCGCCCGCTTCTGCTTTACCGTGCCGGCAAGGCAGTTCAGCGTTCCTCTGGCTTGTCCAGATTAG